Proteins found in one Streptomyces sp. NBC_00461 genomic segment:
- a CDS encoding DoxX family protein, whose amino-acid sequence MNIAYWIVAGLLALFYFYAGTLKVIRSREQIRPMMAWVDRIPLPALRALGTAEILGATGLILPPLTGIAPSLVLAAAIGFVLLQAGAIAVHLTGEDRRITLNVGLTTAAAVTIWLATGL is encoded by the coding sequence ATGAACATCGCCTATTGGATCGTCGCGGGGCTGCTCGCCCTCTTCTACTTCTACGCGGGCACGCTGAAGGTGATCCGCAGCCGCGAGCAAATCCGACCGATGATGGCCTGGGTCGACCGCATACCCTTGCCCGCCCTCAGGGCGCTGGGGACGGCCGAGATACTCGGCGCGACCGGCCTGATCCTGCCGCCGCTGACGGGCATCGCGCCCTCGCTGGTGCTGGCCGCGGCCATCGGCTTCGTCCTCCTGCAGGCCGGTGCGATCGCCGTCCATCTGACGGGCGAAGACCGCCGGATCACACTCAACGTCGGGCTCACCACCGCCGCGGCCGTGACCATCTGGCTGGCCACCGGGCTGTGA
- a CDS encoding LysR substrate-binding domain-containing protein translates to MELRTLRYFVAVAEELHFGRAATRLHMSQPPLSRAIKQLEADAGALLFARSPAGVTLTPVGTVLLDEARALLDHAERVRVRVSAAAGVATLTLGILGDGTDPGVSRLAAAYRRSHPGIDIRIRDTDLTDPTCGLRAGLVDIALTRAPFDETALTVRALRSDPVGVVLRADDPLARRDRLRLAELSDRRWFQFPQGTDPVWQSYWNGGSPREGPVVRAVQECLQAVLWNGTVGLAPLGHDLPAELALVPLIDMVPSRVVAVWNEGDTNPLIRSFSEAATAAYRH, encoded by the coding sequence GTGGAGCTACGGACCCTGCGCTACTTCGTGGCCGTCGCCGAGGAACTCCACTTCGGCCGGGCCGCCACCCGACTGCACATGAGCCAGCCGCCGCTAAGCCGGGCGATCAAGCAGTTGGAGGCCGATGCCGGGGCCCTGCTCTTCGCTCGCTCGCCTGCCGGCGTCACGCTAACTCCCGTGGGCACGGTGCTCCTCGACGAGGCGCGGGCCCTGCTCGACCATGCCGAGCGCGTCCGTGTACGCGTGAGCGCGGCAGCCGGCGTCGCGACCCTCACCCTCGGCATCCTGGGTGACGGCACCGACCCGGGAGTGTCCAGGCTGGCCGCCGCCTATCGCCGAAGCCACCCCGGCATCGACATCCGCATTCGCGACACCGATCTGACCGACCCGACGTGCGGGCTGCGCGCCGGACTGGTCGACATCGCCTTGACCCGGGCGCCGTTCGACGAGACTGCCCTGACGGTGCGGGCGCTGCGGAGCGATCCGGTCGGCGTGGTCCTGCGCGCAGACGATCCGCTGGCCCGCCGCGACCGGCTGCGGCTGGCCGAGCTGAGCGACCGCCGCTGGTTCCAGTTCCCGCAGGGCACGGACCCCGTCTGGCAGTCGTACTGGAACGGCGGCAGCCCGCGCGAGGGCCCAGTGGTGCGCGCCGTCCAGGAATGCCTTCAGGCCGTGCTGTGGAACGGCACGGTCGGCCTGGCCCCGCTCGGACACGACCTGCCCGCGGAGTTGGCCTTGGTGCCGTTGATCGACATGGTGCCGAGCCGAGTGGTGGCGGTGTGGAACGAAGGTGACACCAACCCGTTGATCCGATCCTTCAGTGAGGCCGCGACAGCCGCGTACCGCCACTGA
- a CDS encoding TIGR03084 family metal-binding protein, translating into MAHMLNYNLAVPDVDDAGVLSALMAEGDELDVLVSAVDDWSIPTPAPGWTVAHQIAHLAWADANALSALRTPDAFGAELGRAEAEGSGYADKAAAAGAAKPRSVLLDEWRAGRAELAAALRDTPWNHAFPWYMSKVTPALMAPLRLMETWAHGQDVFDAVGVAHRPTDRLQHVASLGVLGRALSFAAVGLPEPADAFRVELTAPDGRTWVWGPEAAAQRVQGGAVDFCLCVTRRRPWSETNMTATGEDAEKWLEVARVFL; encoded by the coding sequence ATGGCGCACATGTTGAACTACAACCTCGCCGTCCCCGATGTGGATGACGCCGGTGTCCTGTCCGCGCTGATGGCAGAGGGTGACGAGCTCGACGTCCTGGTCAGTGCAGTGGACGACTGGTCCATACCGACACCGGCACCGGGCTGGACGGTCGCCCACCAGATAGCGCACCTCGCGTGGGCGGACGCGAACGCACTCAGCGCCTTACGCACTCCGGACGCGTTCGGCGCCGAGCTCGGGCGGGCGGAAGCCGAAGGCAGCGGGTATGCAGACAAGGCCGCCGCCGCGGGAGCGGCCAAACCACGGTCGGTACTTCTGGACGAGTGGCGGGCCGGTCGAGCGGAACTGGCGGCGGCACTACGCGACACGCCATGGAACCACGCATTCCCCTGGTACATGTCGAAGGTGACCCCGGCCCTGATGGCGCCCCTTCGTCTGATGGAAACCTGGGCACACGGGCAGGACGTCTTCGATGCTGTGGGCGTGGCACACCGCCCGACGGATCGACTGCAGCACGTGGCGTCGCTGGGGGTGCTGGGACGGGCGCTGTCCTTCGCCGCGGTCGGACTGCCTGAGCCGGCGGACGCCTTCCGCGTCGAGCTGACAGCACCTGACGGACGGACCTGGGTGTGGGGCCCCGAGGCGGCCGCGCAACGGGTACAGGGCGGCGCTGTCGACTTCTGCCTGTGTGTCACCCGGCGTCGCCCCTGGTCCGAGACCAACATGACGGCGACCGGCGAGGACGCCGAGAAGTGGCTGGAGGTGGCGCGCGTCTTCCTCTGA
- the truB gene encoding tRNA pseudouridine(55) synthase TruB, with protein sequence MTQKNRTPDGLVIVDKPSGFTSHDVVAKMRGIARTRRVGHAGTLDPMATGVLVLGVEKATKLLGHLALTEKEYLGTIRLGQTTVTDDAEGEITRSLDASKVTREAIDAGIAELTGRIMQVPSKVSAIKIDGVRSYKRAREGEEFEIPARPVTVSSFAVYDVRDAVAEDGTPVLDLVVSVVCSSGTYIRALARDLGAGLGVGGHLTALRRTRVGPYKLDSARTLDQLQEELTVLPIAEAAAAAFPRWDVDEKRARLLTNGVRVEMPEEYASRGPVAVFDPDGRFLVLVEEQKGKAKSLAVFG encoded by the coding sequence ATGACCCAGAAGAACCGGACGCCCGACGGGCTTGTCATCGTCGACAAGCCGTCGGGCTTCACTTCGCACGACGTGGTCGCCAAGATGCGCGGGATCGCGCGCACCCGCCGCGTCGGGCACGCCGGCACCCTCGACCCCATGGCGACGGGCGTGCTCGTCCTCGGCGTCGAGAAGGCAACCAAGCTGCTCGGTCACCTCGCGCTGACCGAGAAGGAGTACCTGGGCACGATCCGCCTCGGGCAGACGACGGTCACGGACGACGCCGAGGGCGAGATCACGAGGTCGCTGGACGCCTCGAAGGTCACCCGGGAGGCCATCGACGCCGGGATCGCCGAGCTGACCGGCCGCATCATGCAGGTGCCGTCGAAGGTGAGCGCCATCAAGATCGACGGTGTGCGCTCGTACAAGCGGGCACGGGAGGGCGAGGAGTTCGAGATCCCCGCCCGGCCGGTCACCGTCTCGTCCTTCGCGGTGTACGACGTGCGCGACGCCGTCGCCGAGGACGGCACCCCGGTGCTGGACCTGGTGGTGTCCGTCGTCTGCTCCTCCGGCACCTACATCCGGGCCCTGGCCCGCGACCTGGGCGCCGGCCTGGGCGTGGGCGGACACCTCACCGCCCTGCGCCGCACCCGCGTCGGCCCGTACAAGCTGGACTCGGCCCGGACGCTGGACCAGCTGCAGGAGGAGCTGACCGTGCTGCCGATCGCCGAGGCGGCCGCGGCCGCGTTCCCGCGCTGGGACGTGGACGAGAAGCGGGCCCGGCTGCTCACCAACGGCGTACGTGTGGAGATGCCCGAGGAGTACGCGTCGCGCGGCCCCGTCGCCGTCTTCGACCCCGATGGGCGCTTCCTGGTGCTCGTCGAGGAGCAGAAGGGCAAGGCGAAGAGCCTGGCCGTCTTCGGCTGA
- a CDS encoding DUF503 domain-containing protein, whose translation MYVGTLSFDLLLGDVHSLKEKRSLVRPIVAELQRKYAVSAAETGNQNLHRRAEIGLAVVSGDTGHLTDVLDRCERLVAGRPEVELLSVRRRLHSDED comes from the coding sequence ATGTATGTGGGGACTCTGTCCTTCGACCTGCTCCTCGGCGACGTCCACTCGCTCAAGGAGAAACGCTCTCTCGTCCGTCCGATCGTGGCCGAGCTCCAGCGCAAGTACGCGGTGAGCGCGGCGGAGACGGGCAATCAGAACCTCCACCGCAGGGCCGAGATCGGGCTGGCGGTGGTCTCCGGGGACACGGGACACCTCACCGACGTACTGGACCGCTGCGAGCGGCTGGTCGCCGGGCGGCCCGAGGTGGAACTGCTCTCGGTTCGACGCAGGCTCCACAGCGACGAAGACTGA
- a CDS encoding trypsin-like peptidase domain-containing protein, protein MAGRGPRTGGGHRQGDGARTGHSGDAGRPPVRDDALVRIHDLAGRPRGTGFVADHHGTVITSHEAVDGLPRLVLHAAGDRTCLVTADAVTALPDLDLALVRTEGLGVDPLPVTVRDRVETGTYVRIAAGCWREARVLGAASVTYAATERFHLLDGALELAIGTAGRDALRLGGGAAGGPVLDAGTGAVVGVLGTALHSGRRDAGFAVPLLPAPSGPLADLLARNAATVPAYGPDLNLAGVLELTATSVGQDGPPGTLAGYVGRADASVEPVERAATVREFTTFARSRATVLGLVGAPGSGRTTELASLAARRNRESEPAPTLWLRGADLEDDDTSVADAARRALTRAARIVTASGTTTVADLDDITPERLAQVAFAADRPLLLLLDGPEEMPAVLAHRLRKWTQGTASWLRESGARLVVACREEYWEGAGAEFPAELLFGGSAVSARPAFEDEAVQPEAGVRGRGRGLGEGTARGGGGGCSDQRLRPRPCVRLGDLQDDEARKARARYRIPEGTLTDPDTRHPLTLHLLSEVLAALQDAPHARVDRDDVFSAYLDLMCLRVAVRLAAENGLRGTAVRRLAAKVSGQIHEAARRSLGPGQGELDRETFEAVFPWGQAPARLGGGSGWASAVLTEGLLIPAGTGYRFAHEELADWIQGMHLDLDEALRALVHRHGTPDAARPLSVPHHRIGPVVQALLLVARQHGTPQLAARLEELAHALERDPHSWWAARLLTETLLRVPDARPYLTVLRQLAARLAAVRGLDRSDARGEERPDLWGQGRSDARGQDRPEPWGQSCLHPQEQERPDPQEQDRPDPWGQVGSDPWGQEGPDPWGQDRPEARRQRRPELWGQGCPDPRGQERPDLREQDCLDRRGQERPDLREQDCLDRRGQERPDLREQDCLDPRGQERPDLREQDCLDPRGQDRQDLREQDCLDPRGQDRPDLREQDCLDPRGQDRPDLREQDCLDPRRQERPDLREQDCLDPWGQDRPDSRESAAAAPAVADAFAPSFWTALAIPRTKCFELLRVLLLADGPQDTAPRFLDAASGLLAADAAAVQPLLTRWFDDDRPLPATPHATVAKAAQALLHTHRHLALDDLTEVLVECAHLRADELLAVLAEDEPSALCRAVDRWAHDERPARRVAAVAYGLRAMPHVRTEADRDLLRYAALALLARPADSSLHGGALALLVRDPRTRARHLPQALRHFAAADPHFPPGALVPALATHPEPVLDAFRDRLRRPDAGQALRTLADVTTPSLARRVAALVHEAVERRPETAVDVAVYVDRRLDQGPSARTVLFPLVTGLLDGGPEEVRAALATVLAAPGTPASRLQRRELLDFLLAHEQAPAVLDALLHAAGRCGGDDVRDLVHRTGLLLVRTPDGAARFDRALVDLGRQVPGFAARMAGWLTDTPQAWVAVVGPSTRRMIENLSGVRVPV, encoded by the coding sequence ATGGCGGGACGGGGCCCGCGGACCGGGGGCGGACACCGGCAGGGGGATGGTGCGCGGACCGGACATTCCGGTGACGCGGGCCGGCCGCCCGTCCGTGATGACGCCCTGGTCCGCATTCACGACCTTGCCGGCCGCCCCCGCGGCACCGGCTTCGTGGCCGACCACCACGGCACCGTCATCACCAGCCACGAGGCTGTCGACGGTCTGCCCAGGCTGGTACTGCACGCCGCAGGTGACCGCACCTGCCTCGTGACGGCGGATGCGGTGACCGCGCTGCCGGACCTGGACCTGGCCCTGGTCCGCACCGAGGGCCTCGGCGTGGACCCACTGCCGGTCACGGTGCGGGACCGGGTCGAGACGGGCACCTATGTGCGGATCGCCGCCGGATGCTGGCGTGAGGCACGGGTGCTCGGTGCCGCCTCCGTGACGTACGCGGCAACGGAACGCTTCCATCTCCTGGACGGCGCACTGGAGTTGGCGATCGGCACGGCCGGCCGGGACGCGCTGCGGCTGGGCGGCGGGGCGGCCGGGGGACCGGTGCTGGACGCCGGGACCGGCGCTGTCGTCGGCGTCCTCGGTACCGCGCTCCACTCCGGCCGGCGCGACGCCGGATTCGCCGTCCCGCTCCTCCCCGCCCCAAGCGGCCCGCTCGCCGACCTGCTCGCCCGGAACGCGGCGACGGTGCCCGCGTACGGACCCGACCTCAACCTGGCCGGCGTACTGGAGCTGACGGCCACGTCCGTGGGGCAGGACGGCCCGCCGGGGACACTGGCGGGTTACGTCGGCCGCGCGGACGCCTCGGTCGAGCCGGTCGAACGGGCCGCGACAGTGCGGGAGTTCACCACCTTCGCGCGGAGCCGGGCCACCGTCCTCGGCCTCGTCGGAGCACCGGGCAGCGGCCGTACGACAGAACTGGCGTCCCTCGCCGCCCGCCGCAACCGGGAGTCCGAACCCGCCCCCACGCTGTGGTTGCGCGGCGCCGACCTGGAGGACGACGACACCTCGGTCGCGGACGCGGCCCGTCGGGCACTGACCCGCGCCGCCCGCATCGTCACCGCGTCCGGGACGACGACTGTCGCGGACCTCGACGACATCACGCCGGAGCGCCTGGCCCAGGTGGCGTTCGCGGCGGACCGTCCCCTGCTGCTCCTCCTGGACGGCCCCGAGGAGATGCCGGCGGTCCTCGCGCACCGCCTGCGGAAGTGGACGCAGGGGACGGCGAGTTGGCTGCGGGAGTCGGGGGCGCGGTTGGTGGTGGCGTGCCGGGAGGAGTACTGGGAGGGGGCGGGAGCGGAGTTTCCCGCGGAGTTGCTGTTCGGCGGGTCGGCGGTTTCGGCACGTCCGGCGTTTGAGGACGAGGCCGTTCAGCCCGAGGCGGGGGTCCGGGGGCGCGGCCGCGGCCTGGGGGAGGGGACAGCCAGGGGCGGCGGGGGCGGTTGCAGCGATCAGCGGCTCCGCCCCAGGCCCTGCGTACGCCTCGGCGACCTGCAGGACGACGAGGCCCGAAAAGCCCGCGCCCGTTATCGCATCCCAGAAGGCACCCTCACCGACCCCGACACCCGCCACCCCCTCACCCTCCACCTCCTCTCCGAGGTCCTCGCCGCCCTCCAGGACGCCCCGCACGCACGCGTGGACCGCGACGACGTCTTCTCGGCCTACCTGGACCTGATGTGCCTGCGCGTCGCCGTCAGGCTGGCCGCCGAGAACGGCCTGCGCGGCACGGCCGTACGCCGCCTCGCCGCGAAGGTCTCCGGCCAGATCCACGAGGCCGCCCGCCGCAGCCTCGGCCCCGGGCAGGGCGAGCTGGACCGGGAGACGTTCGAGGCGGTGTTCCCGTGGGGCCAGGCTCCCGCGCGGCTCGGAGGCGGCAGCGGCTGGGCGTCCGCCGTCCTCACGGAAGGCCTCCTCATCCCCGCCGGCACCGGCTACCGCTTCGCCCACGAGGAACTCGCCGACTGGATCCAGGGCATGCACCTCGACCTCGACGAGGCCCTGCGCGCCCTGGTCCACCGCCACGGCACTCCGGACGCCGCCCGCCCGCTCTCCGTCCCGCACCATCGCATCGGCCCGGTCGTCCAGGCCCTGCTGCTGGTCGCCCGGCAGCACGGCACCCCCCAACTCGCCGCCCGGCTGGAGGAGTTGGCACACGCTCTGGAGAGGGACCCGCACTCCTGGTGGGCCGCCCGCCTGCTCACCGAAACCCTGCTGCGCGTACCGGACGCCAGGCCGTACCTGACGGTCCTGCGGCAGCTCGCCGCCCGGCTCGCGGCGGTACGTGGGCTGGACCGCTCGGACGCGCGGGGGGAGGAGCGGCCGGACCTGTGGGGGCAGGGCCGCTCGGACGCGCGGGGGCAGGACCGCCCGGAGCCGTGGGGACAAAGCTGCCTGCATCCGCAGGAGCAGGAGCGGCCAGACCCGCAGGAACAGGACCGCCCGGACCCGTGGGGACAGGTAGGGTCGGATCCGTGGGGGCAGGAAGGGCCGGATCCGTGGGGGCAGGACCGCCCGGAAGCCCGGCGGCAGAGGCGCCCGGAGCTGTGGGGGCAAGGCTGCCCGGATCCGCGGGGGCAGGAGCGCCCGGATCTGCGGGAACAGGACTGCCTGGATCGGCGGGGGCAGGAGCGCCCGGATCTGCGGGAACAGGACTGCCTGGATCGGCGGGGGCAGGAGCGCCCGGATCTGCGGGAACAGGACTGCCTGGATCCGCGGGGGCAGGAGCGCCCGGATCTGCGGGAACAGGACTGCCTGGATCCGCGGGGGCAGGATCGCCAGGATCTGCGGGAACAGGACTGCCTGGATCCGCGGGGGCAGGATCGCCCGGATCTGCGGGAACAGGACTGCCTGGATCCGCGGGGGCAGGATCGCCCGGATCTGCGGGAACAGGACTGCCTGGATCCGCGGCGGCAGGAGCGCCCGGATCTGCGGGAACAGGACTGCCTGGACCCGTGGGGACAGGATCGCCCGGACTCCCGGGAGTCAGCCGCCGCCGCCCCCGCTGTCGCGGATGCCTTCGCGCCCAGCTTCTGGACCGCCCTGGCGATCCCGCGGACCAAGTGCTTCGAGCTGCTCCGCGTCCTCCTCCTCGCCGACGGTCCGCAGGACACCGCCCCCCGGTTCCTGGACGCCGCGAGCGGCCTTCTCGCCGCCGACGCCGCCGCCGTACAGCCCCTTCTCACACGCTGGTTCGACGACGACCGCCCGCTGCCCGCGACCCCGCACGCGACCGTCGCGAAGGCGGCGCAGGCGCTGTTGCACACCCATCGGCACCTTGCCCTGGACGACCTGACCGAGGTGCTCGTCGAGTGTGCGCACCTCAGGGCGGACGAGTTGCTCGCCGTGCTGGCCGAGGACGAGCCGTCGGCGCTCTGCCGGGCTGTCGACCGGTGGGCGCACGACGAGCGGCCCGCGCGGCGGGTGGCGGCGGTGGCGTACGGCCTGCGTGCCATGCCCCACGTCCGCACCGAGGCCGACCGTGACCTGCTGCGCTACGCGGCCCTCGCCCTGCTCGCCCGCCCCGCCGACAGCTCCCTGCACGGCGGCGCGCTCGCCCTCCTCGTGCGGGACCCACGCACGCGTGCCCGTCATCTCCCGCAGGCGCTGCGGCACTTCGCGGCCGCCGACCCGCACTTCCCGCCAGGCGCACTGGTCCCCGCCCTCGCCACGCACCCGGAGCCGGTCCTGGACGCCTTCCGCGACCGGCTGCGCAGGCCGGACGCCGGTCAGGCGCTGCGCACGCTCGCCGACGTCACCACGCCCTCGCTCGCCCGAAGGGTCGCCGCCCTCGTGCACGAGGCCGTGGAGCGGCGCCCGGAGACCGCCGTCGACGTGGCCGTGTACGTCGACCGGCGCCTCGACCAGGGGCCGTCTGCCAGGACCGTGCTCTTCCCCCTGGTCACCGGCCTTCTGGACGGCGGTCCGGAAGAGGTCCGGGCCGCGCTCGCGACCGTACTCGCCGCTCCCGGCACCCCCGCCTCCCGCCTGCAGCGCCGCGAACTCCTCGACTTCCTGCTGGCCCACGAACAGGCCCCGGCCGTCCTGGACGCCCTGCTGCACGCGGCGGGCCGGTGCGGCGGCGACGACGTACGCGACCTCGTGCACCGCACCGGCCTGCTCCTCGTCCGCACCCCGGACGGTGCGGCCCGGTTCGACCGCGCGCTGGTCGACCTGGGCCGGCAGGTCCCCGGCTTCGCCGCCCGCATGGCCGGCTGGCTGACCGACACCCCGCAGGCCTGGGTAGCGGTGGTGGGACCCAGCACCCGCCGAATGATCGAGAACCTGTCCGGCGTACGAGTGCCCGTCTGA
- a CDS encoding cupin domain-containing protein: protein MTEEAKISESQADPAVSVVGPGDGETIVLGATRMRVLEDGSHTGHRLAIAESVLAPHSQGPPQHRHARHDEGFYILSGTVRFTVGDEDHDATTGTLVMVPPGTPHTFANLTDQPAVMLSTFTPDLYVQYFRDLQKVLADGRPLTQQANIDAMSRYATEPATNLA from the coding sequence ATGACCGAAGAAGCGAAGATCAGCGAGTCGCAGGCCGACCCCGCCGTATCGGTGGTGGGTCCCGGCGACGGCGAGACAATCGTTCTGGGCGCCACACGCATGCGCGTTCTGGAGGACGGCAGCCACACCGGGCACCGCCTCGCGATCGCCGAGTCCGTCCTCGCCCCGCACTCCCAGGGACCGCCGCAACACCGCCACGCCCGACACGACGAGGGCTTCTACATCCTCTCCGGCACCGTGCGGTTCACCGTCGGGGACGAGGACCACGACGCGACCACGGGAACGCTCGTGATGGTTCCGCCCGGCACCCCGCACACCTTCGCCAACCTGACGGATCAACCCGCCGTCATGCTCAGCACATTCACCCCCGACCTGTACGTGCAGTACTTCCGAGACCTCCAGAAGGTGCTCGCCGACGGCCGGCCGCTGACGCAGCAGGCCAACATCGACGCGATGAGCCGCTACGCGACCGAGCCCGCCACCAACCTCGCCTGA
- the rbfA gene encoding 30S ribosome-binding factor RbfA: MADNARAKRLADLIREVVAQKLQRGIKDPRLGSHVTITDTRVTGDLREATVFYTVYGDDEERAAAAAGLESAKGVLRSAVGAAAGVKFTPTLAFVADALPDTAKTIEDLLDKARQSDQQVREVSAGATYAGEADPYKKPGEDEDDTAE, from the coding sequence GTGGCCGACAACGCGCGTGCCAAGAGGCTGGCGGACCTCATCCGAGAGGTGGTGGCCCAGAAGCTGCAGCGCGGGATCAAGGACCCGCGGCTCGGCTCGCACGTCACCATCACGGACACCCGGGTCACCGGTGACCTGAGGGAGGCGACCGTCTTCTACACGGTGTACGGGGACGACGAGGAGCGGGCGGCCGCGGCCGCCGGCCTGGAGAGCGCCAAGGGCGTACTCCGCTCCGCGGTCGGTGCGGCGGCGGGCGTGAAGTTCACGCCGACGCTGGCCTTCGTTGCGGACGCCCTGCCGGACACCGCGAAGACCATCGAGGACCTCCTCGACAAGGCGCGCCAGTCCGACCAGCAGGTGCGCGAGGTCTCGGCGGGCGCCACGTACGCCGGTGAGGCCGACCCGTACAAGAAGCCGGGTGAAGACGAGGACGACACCGCCGAATGA
- a CDS encoding bifunctional riboflavin kinase/FAD synthetase, which translates to MQRWRGLEDIPEDWGRSVVTIGSYDGVHRGHQLIIRHAVDRARELGVPSVVVTFDPHPSEVVRPGSHPPLLAPHHRRAELMADLGVDALLILPFTTEFSKLSPADFVVKVLVDKLHAKAVVEGPNFRFGHKAAGNVEFLVDQGKVYDFEVEVVDLYVTGAAGGGEPFSSTLTRRLVAEGDVEGAGEILGRPHRVEGVVVRGAQRGRELGFPTANVETLPHTAIPADGVYAGWLHAQGEVMPAAISVGTNPQFDGTERTVEAYAIDRVGLDLYGLHVAVDFLAFVRGQAKFESLEALLEQMAEDVKRCRELVAAAE; encoded by the coding sequence GTGCAGCGCTGGCGTGGCTTGGAGGACATCCCCGAGGACTGGGGGCGCAGCGTCGTCACCATCGGGTCCTACGACGGCGTCCACCGCGGGCACCAGCTGATCATCCGGCATGCCGTGGACCGCGCCCGCGAGCTGGGCGTTCCCTCCGTGGTCGTCACCTTCGACCCGCACCCCAGCGAGGTCGTGCGCCCCGGCAGCCACCCGCCGCTGCTCGCCCCGCACCATCGCCGCGCCGAGCTGATGGCCGACCTGGGCGTGGACGCGCTGCTGATCCTCCCCTTCACCACCGAGTTCTCGAAGCTCTCGCCGGCCGACTTCGTCGTCAAGGTCCTGGTCGACAAGCTGCACGCCAAGGCGGTCGTCGAGGGCCCGAACTTCCGCTTCGGCCACAAGGCCGCGGGGAACGTCGAGTTCCTCGTCGACCAGGGCAAGGTCTACGACTTCGAGGTCGAGGTCGTAGACCTGTACGTGACGGGTGCGGCGGGCGGCGGCGAGCCCTTCTCCTCGACCTTGACGCGGCGCCTGGTCGCCGAGGGCGACGTCGAGGGCGCCGGCGAGATCCTGGGCCGCCCGCACCGGGTGGAGGGCGTGGTGGTGCGAGGAGCTCAGCGCGGCCGTGAACTGGGCTTCCCCACGGCCAACGTCGAGACCCTCCCGCACACCGCGATCCCGGCCGACGGCGTGTACGCCGGCTGGCTGCACGCCCAGGGCGAGGTGATGCCGGCGGCGATCTCCGTCGGCACGAACCCGCAGTTCGACGGCACCGAGCGCACCGTGGAGGCGTACGCCATCGACCGTGTGGGCCTGGACCTGTACGGCCTGCACGTGGCCGTCGACTTCCTGGCCTTCGTGCGCGGCCAGGCGAAGTTCGAGTCCCTGGAGGCCCTGCTGGAGCAGATGGCCGAGGACGTGAAGCGCTGCCGGGAGCTGGTGGCGGCCGCCGAATAG